From one Catenuloplanes nepalensis genomic stretch:
- a CDS encoding ABC transporter permease, whose translation MTTTLVRDTRIVFVRELKPMIRDPFSVVFGLVQPLVFLALFGPLLSGSVGAAGPVTAGGSVWQWFVPSILVMTALFGTSAVGSNLLYEFQTGAHERMMVTPLTRSSLLIGRSLKEMVPLAGQAVLIVAVMVPFGFALFPAGALLGMLLLAVFGVGLGSLSYALAIAVRKNEWMFWLVQQTLLFPLMILSGMLLPLEAGPSWMRAAAAANPLAYVVDAERALFAGEIVSTEALWGAVAAASTAAIGLSVGIRAMLRSAD comes from the coding sequence ATGACCACCACGCTGGTACGGGACACCCGGATCGTCTTCGTCCGCGAACTCAAACCGATGATCCGAGATCCGTTCTCCGTGGTCTTCGGCCTGGTCCAGCCGCTGGTGTTCCTGGCGCTGTTCGGCCCGCTGCTGTCCGGCTCGGTCGGCGCGGCCGGGCCGGTCACCGCGGGTGGGTCGGTCTGGCAGTGGTTCGTGCCGTCGATCCTGGTGATGACCGCGCTGTTCGGCACGTCCGCGGTCGGGTCGAACCTGCTCTACGAGTTCCAGACCGGCGCGCACGAACGGATGATGGTCACGCCGCTGACCCGGTCGTCGCTACTGATCGGCCGGTCGCTGAAGGAGATGGTGCCGCTCGCCGGGCAGGCCGTGCTGATCGTGGCCGTGATGGTGCCGTTCGGCTTCGCGCTCTTCCCGGCCGGCGCGCTGCTCGGCATGCTCCTGCTGGCCGTGTTCGGCGTCGGACTGGGCTCGCTCAGTTACGCGCTGGCGATCGCGGTCCGCAAGAACGAGTGGATGTTCTGGCTGGTCCAGCAGACGCTGCTGTTCCCGCTGATGATCCTCTCCGGGATGCTGCTGCCACTGGAGGCCGGCCCGTCCTGGATGCGTGCCGCGGCCGCCGCGAACCCGCTGGCCTACGTGGTGGACGCGGAGCGGGCACTGTTCGCCGGCGAGATCGTGAGCACGGAGGCGCTGTGGGGCGCGGTCGCCGCGGCCTCGACAGCCGCGATCGGCCTGTCCGTGGGCATCCGGGCGATGCTGCGATCCGCGGACTAA